A stretch of Bordetella genomosp. 13 DNA encodes these proteins:
- the cas6e gene encoding type I-E CRISPR-associated protein Cas6/Cse3/CasE — translation MHLSQLAIDLRSHGARRDLADAYEMHRTLSRAFAVDAATEPERFLWRIEAAGVWAEPMVLVQSRAEPDWSPLTALANYLRQSVHVKRLDLDRLVVPARKYRFRFVANPTVTRNGKRYGLAAEAQQLEWLGRQGDKHGFSVEAVMVAASDRVQMRKKDAGIHLQRTCFEGLLTVRDANAVSAALLQGIGPGKAFGCGMLSIAPG, via the coding sequence ATGCATCTCTCGCAACTGGCGATTGACTTGCGTAGCCATGGCGCTCGTCGTGATCTCGCCGACGCGTACGAGATGCACCGTACGTTATCCCGTGCCTTCGCTGTGGACGCCGCCACTGAGCCCGAGCGTTTTTTGTGGCGCATAGAAGCCGCCGGCGTGTGGGCAGAGCCGATGGTGCTGGTGCAGTCCCGTGCTGAACCGGATTGGTCCCCATTAACGGCTTTAGCCAACTACCTGCGCCAAAGCGTTCACGTCAAACGGTTGGATCTCGATCGTCTTGTTGTTCCAGCTAGGAAATACCGATTCCGCTTTGTGGCCAATCCTACCGTTACTCGCAATGGCAAGCGCTATGGGCTTGCCGCCGAAGCACAGCAGTTGGAGTGGCTTGGCCGCCAGGGCGACAAGCATGGATTCTCGGTGGAAGCCGTCATGGTCGCTGCCAGCGATCGTGTACAAATGCGCAAGAAAGATGCTGGCATACATTTGCAGCGCACGTGCTTCGAGGGGCTTCTGACGGTTCGCGATGCGAATGCAGTCAGTGCAGCGTTGCTGCAAGGAATCGGACCGGGCAAGGCCTTTGGATGCGGAATGCTTAGCATTGCACCCGGCTAG
- the cas5e gene encoding type I-E CRISPR-associated protein Cas5/CasD, producing MATLLLRLQGPMQSWGTSSRFDERDTQLEPSKSGVIGLLCAALGRDRSLPVADLAALRMGVRVDREGVPMRDYQTATGVYIASGKADRERTVVSPRYYLSDAVFLVGLEGEDRCLLESLHAALRAPTWPLSLGRKSFVPGAPVYLPDGVLDLPLLEALQMHRSLLRTGASSSTMTVRALIEHDSEGAIRLDQPVGPFVLRRFGPRFIQSFTLKIGGGDASLATGD from the coding sequence GTGGCGACCTTGCTGCTACGGTTGCAAGGGCCGATGCAATCCTGGGGTACGTCCAGCCGTTTCGATGAGCGGGACACGCAGCTAGAGCCTTCGAAATCGGGCGTGATCGGTTTGTTGTGTGCGGCCCTGGGAAGAGATCGCAGTCTGCCTGTGGCGGACTTGGCCGCATTGCGCATGGGGGTGCGGGTGGACCGCGAAGGGGTTCCGATGCGCGACTATCAAACGGCGACCGGAGTCTACATCGCAAGCGGAAAAGCAGACCGCGAGCGCACGGTGGTCAGCCCGCGGTACTACCTTTCCGATGCAGTGTTTTTGGTTGGATTGGAAGGAGAGGACCGCTGTTTGCTTGAAAGCTTACATGCCGCGTTGCGCGCGCCGACCTGGCCCCTGTCTCTTGGTCGCAAGAGCTTCGTGCCGGGGGCTCCCGTGTATCTGCCCGACGGAGTGCTGGATTTGCCATTGCTGGAGGCATTGCAGATGCATCGTAGCCTGTTGAGGACAGGTGCATCATCGTCGACCATGACCGTACGTGCGCTGATAGAGCACGACAGTGAAGGAGCAATCCGACTGGATCAACCTGTCGGCCCGTTTGTTTTGAGGCGGTTCGGCCCGCGCTTCATCCAGTCATTTACCCTGAAAATAGGAGGTGGCGATGCATCTCTCGCAACTGGCGATTGA